A genome region from Conger conger chromosome 16, fConCon1.1, whole genome shotgun sequence includes the following:
- the LOC133114227 gene encoding uncharacterized protein LOC133114227 isoform X2, translating into MDCTDSDDGEDLYTDGEPTSKFQSINQSTQIRDGLPKKRLLNTSKETLDDSGEVRRWTFGEKNQSQTRTIMMLGETGTGKSTLINVMVNYILGVEYQDDIRFEIIKEEERSQTESQTTAVTVYEVYGSEGVRVPFSLRLIDTPGYTDTAGVKQDEKIAQNIMKLFKAESGVDQIDAVCLVVKASQNRLTDTQVYIFDAILSLFGKDIEHNIMALITFSDGGRPGALEAIDEAGVPCARNKKKQPIFFKFNNVSKKINDDRGNDDAHDDDDEEGDDDDYLQRNWAMGVANMQKFFEKLATMETRSLQMTQDVLMGRDQLEMSIQYLQDQIIATENLQTMIRQTQDAVEKHKKDIDANKDFDYVVDEPCKIQVDTIYPATCCKVCETTCHHPCTIVSADMLNWCAVMKKHRCTVCEKKCMYQDHIKEKKMYKSSTRPVTRTFEHLKGQYKIASGEKGTAENLMKDLQEALENVMSGKREHIQESYQHVLRLSEIALRPDSRSTLQHLDFLLERLEETGTAEQIQKIVGIKKSAEELNKLK; encoded by the exons ATGGACTGTACAGATTCTGATGATGGCGA GGACTTGTACACTGATGGGGAACCAACATCAAAatttcagtcaatcaatcaaagtACACAAATCCGGGACGGACTCCCAAAAAAGCGCCTACTGAACACATCTAAGGAGACACTTGATGATTCTGGTGAGGTCAGAAGGTGGACCTTTGGAGAAAAGAACCAGAGTCAAACCAGAACCATAATGATGTTGGgagaaacaggaacaggaaagtCCACCCTCATCAATGTCATGGTCAACTACATCCTGGGAGTAGAGTACCAAGACGACATCCGGTTTGAGATTATTAAAGAGGAAGAAAGAAGCCAGACTGAATCTCAAACCACTGCCGTCACAGTGTATGAGGTCTATGGAAGTGAAGGTGTTCgagtccctttctctctcaggcTCATTGACACTCCTGGTTACACGGACACTGCAGGAGTAAAACAGGATGAGAAAATCGCTCAGAATATAATGAAGTTGTTCAAAGCTGAAAGCGGCGTTGATCAGATTGATGCTGTGTGTTTAGTGGTGAAGGCCTCACAGAATCGTCTCACTGATACTCAAGTCTACATTTTTGATGCCATCTTGTCCTTGTTTGGGAAGGACATAGAACATAACATCATGGCTCTGATCACATTCTCAGATGGGGGGAGGCCTGGAGCTCTTGAAGCCATTGACGAAGCTGGTGTTCCCTGTGCCAGGAACAAGAAAAAACAACCCATTTTCTTCAAATTCAATAATGTgtccaagaaaataaatgatgacCGTGGCAATGATGATgctcatgatgatgatgatgaggagggtgatgatgatgattacttGCAACGAAACTGGGCGATGGGAGTGGCAAACATGCAGAAATTTTTTGAGAAACTAGCTACGATGGAAACTAGAAGCCTGCAGATGACTCAGGATGTGCTAATGGGTCGAGATCAACTTGAGATGAGCATCCAGTATTTACAAGATCAAATAATTGCTACTGAAAACCTACAGACAATGATCAGGCAGACTCAAGATGCCGTggagaaacacaaaaaagacATAGATGCAAATAAAGACTTTGATTATGTTGTAGATGAACCATGTAAAATACAAGTTGATACCATATATCCTGCAACCTGCTGCAAAGTGTGTGAGACAACCTGTCACCATCCGTGCACCATTGTCAGTGCAGACATGCTAAACTGGTGTGCTGTGATGAAGAAACACAGATGTACAGTCTGTGAAAAGAAATGCATGTACCAAGACCACATTAAAGAAAAGAAGATGTACAAGTCATCCACCAGACCAGTCACCAGGACATTTGAACATCTGAAGGGACAATATAAAATAGCATCTGGAGAGAAAGGCACAGCAGAGAATCTCATGAAGGATCTTCAGGAAGCGCTTGAAAATGTTATGTCAGGTAAAAGGGAACACATACAGGAGTCATACCAGCACGTCCTCAGGCTTTCCGAGATCGCCTTGCGGCCTGACTCCAGGTCTACTCTTCAGCATCTCGACTTCCTGCTTGAGAGACTGGAAGAGACTGGAACTGCAGAGCAGATTCAGAAGATAGTGGGCATAAAGAAAAGCGCTGAAGAGCTTAATAAACTCAAGTAG
- the LOC133114227 gene encoding uncharacterized protein LOC133114227 isoform X1: MDCTDSDDGEDFYTDWEPTSKFQPLINQSTQIQEGLLLNTSKETNYLWSSLDLYTDGEPTSKFQSINQSTQIRDGLPKKRLLNTSKETLDDSGEVRRWTFGEKNQSQTRTIMMLGETGTGKSTLINVMVNYILGVEYQDDIRFEIIKEEERSQTESQTTAVTVYEVYGSEGVRVPFSLRLIDTPGYTDTAGVKQDEKIAQNIMKLFKAESGVDQIDAVCLVVKASQNRLTDTQVYIFDAILSLFGKDIEHNIMALITFSDGGRPGALEAIDEAGVPCARNKKKQPIFFKFNNVSKKINDDRGNDDAHDDDDEEGDDDDYLQRNWAMGVANMQKFFEKLATMETRSLQMTQDVLMGRDQLEMSIQYLQDQIIATENLQTMIRQTQDAVEKHKKDIDANKDFDYVVDEPCKIQVDTIYPATCCKVCETTCHHPCTIVSADMLNWCAVMKKHRCTVCEKKCMYQDHIKEKKMYKSSTRPVTRTFEHLKGQYKIASGEKGTAENLMKDLQEALENVMSGKREHIQESYQHVLRLSEIALRPDSRSTLQHLDFLLERLEETGTAEQIQKIVGIKKSAEELNKLK, translated from the exons ATGGACTGTACAGATTCTGATGATGGCGA GGACTTCTACACTGATTGGGAACCAACATCAAAATTTCAGCCATTAATCAATCAAAGTACACAAATCCAGGAGGGGCTCCTACTGAACACATCTAAGGAGACTAACTATttgtggagctcact GGACTTGTACACTGATGGGGAACCAACATCAAAatttcagtcaatcaatcaaagtACACAAATCCGGGACGGACTCCCAAAAAAGCGCCTACTGAACACATCTAAGGAGACACTTGATGATTCTGGTGAGGTCAGAAGGTGGACCTTTGGAGAAAAGAACCAGAGTCAAACCAGAACCATAATGATGTTGGgagaaacaggaacaggaaagtCCACCCTCATCAATGTCATGGTCAACTACATCCTGGGAGTAGAGTACCAAGACGACATCCGGTTTGAGATTATTAAAGAGGAAGAAAGAAGCCAGACTGAATCTCAAACCACTGCCGTCACAGTGTATGAGGTCTATGGAAGTGAAGGTGTTCgagtccctttctctctcaggcTCATTGACACTCCTGGTTACACGGACACTGCAGGAGTAAAACAGGATGAGAAAATCGCTCAGAATATAATGAAGTTGTTCAAAGCTGAAAGCGGCGTTGATCAGATTGATGCTGTGTGTTTAGTGGTGAAGGCCTCACAGAATCGTCTCACTGATACTCAAGTCTACATTTTTGATGCCATCTTGTCCTTGTTTGGGAAGGACATAGAACATAACATCATGGCTCTGATCACATTCTCAGATGGGGGGAGGCCTGGAGCTCTTGAAGCCATTGACGAAGCTGGTGTTCCCTGTGCCAGGAACAAGAAAAAACAACCCATTTTCTTCAAATTCAATAATGTgtccaagaaaataaatgatgacCGTGGCAATGATGATgctcatgatgatgatgatgaggagggtgatgatgatgattacttGCAACGAAACTGGGCGATGGGAGTGGCAAACATGCAGAAATTTTTTGAGAAACTAGCTACGATGGAAACTAGAAGCCTGCAGATGACTCAGGATGTGCTAATGGGTCGAGATCAACTTGAGATGAGCATCCAGTATTTACAAGATCAAATAATTGCTACTGAAAACCTACAGACAATGATCAGGCAGACTCAAGATGCCGTggagaaacacaaaaaagacATAGATGCAAATAAAGACTTTGATTATGTTGTAGATGAACCATGTAAAATACAAGTTGATACCATATATCCTGCAACCTGCTGCAAAGTGTGTGAGACAACCTGTCACCATCCGTGCACCATTGTCAGTGCAGACATGCTAAACTGGTGTGCTGTGATGAAGAAACACAGATGTACAGTCTGTGAAAAGAAATGCATGTACCAAGACCACATTAAAGAAAAGAAGATGTACAAGTCATCCACCAGACCAGTCACCAGGACATTTGAACATCTGAAGGGACAATATAAAATAGCATCTGGAGAGAAAGGCACAGCAGAGAATCTCATGAAGGATCTTCAGGAAGCGCTTGAAAATGTTATGTCAGGTAAAAGGGAACACATACAGGAGTCATACCAGCACGTCCTCAGGCTTTCCGAGATCGCCTTGCGGCCTGACTCCAGGTCTACTCTTCAGCATCTCGACTTCCTGCTTGAGAGACTGGAAGAGACTGGAACTGCAGAGCAGATTCAGAAGATAGTGGGCATAAAGAAAAGCGCTGAAGAGCTTAATAAACTCAAGTAG
- the LOC133115129 gene encoding uncharacterized protein LOC133115129 translates to MDFMGFCDGLDLYTDGEPTSKFQPLINQSTQIRDGLPKKLLLNTSKETLDDSGEVRRWTFGEKNQSQTRTIMMLGETGTGKSTLINVMVNYILGVEYQDDIRFEIIKEEERSQTESQTTAVTVYEVYGSEGVRVPFSLRLIDTPGYTDTAGVKHDEKIAKSIMKLFEAECGVDQIDAVCLVVKASQNRLTDAQVYIFDAILSLFGKDIENNIMALITFSDRGTPGALEAIDKAGVPCARNKKKQPIFFKFNNVSEKINDDRGVDDDDDDDALDDYNDFLKQNWKMGVATMQKFFERLATMETRSLQMTQDVLMGRDQLEMSIQHLQDKIMASENLQKMIRQTQDAVEKHKEDIDANKDCVYVVDEPCKIKIDSRKPATCCRVCETTCHHPCTVVSAGMLNWCAVMKGKKCTVCECTYQNHIKEKKMYKSSTRQVTRTFEKLKEQYERASGEKGTAENLMEDLQEDLENVMSGKSELIQKSYQHVLRLSEIALRPDARSTLQHLDFLLERLKETGTAEQIQKIVGIKKSAEELNKLK, encoded by the coding sequence GGACTTGTACACTGATGGGGAACCAACATCAAAATTTCAGCCATTAATCAATCAAAGTACACAAATCCGGGACGGACTCCCAAAAAAGCTCCTACTGAACACATCTAAGGAGACACTTGATGATTCTGGTGAGGTCAGAAGGTGGACCTTTGGAGAAAAGAACCAGAGTCAAACCAGAACCATAATGATGTTGGGAGAAACAGGAACAGGGAAGTCCACCCTCATCAATGTCATGGTCAACTACATCCTGGGAGTAGAGTACCAAGACGACATCCGGTTTGAGATTATTAAAGAGGAAGAAAGAAGCCAGACTGAATCTCAAACCACTGCCGTCACAGTGTATGAGGTCTATGGAAGTGAAGGTGTTCGAGTCCCATTCTCTCTCAGGCTCATTGACACTCCTGGTTACACGGACACTGCAGGAGTAAAACATGATGAGAAAATCGCTAAGAGTATAATGAAGTTGTTCGAAGCTGAATGCGGCGTTGATCAGATTGATGCAGTGTGTTTAGTGGTGAAGGCCTCACAGAATCGTCTCACTGATGCTCAAGTCTACATTTTTGATGCCATCTTGTCCTTGTTTGGGAAGGACATAGAAAATAACATCATGGCTCTGATCACATTCTCAGATAGGGGGACGCCTGGAGCTCTTGAAGCCATTGACAAAGCTGGTGTTCCCTGTGCCAGGAACAAGAAAAAACAACCCATTTTCTTCAAATTCAATAATGTGTCcgagaaaataaatgatgacCGTGgcgttgatgatgatgatgatgatgatgctctTGATGATTATAATGATTTCTTAAAACAAAACTGGAAGATGGGAGTGGCAACCATGCAGAAATTTTTTGAGAGACTAGCTACGATGGAAACTAGAAGCCTGCAGATGACTCAGGATGTGCTAATGGGTCGAGATCAACTTGAAATGAGCATTCAGCATTTACAGGATAAAATAATGGCTtctgaaaacctacagaaaaTGATCAGGCAGACTCAAGATGCCGTGGAGAAACACAAAGAAGACATAGATGCAAATAAAGACTGTGTTTATGTCGTAGATGAaccatgtaaaataaaaattgattccAGAAAGCCTGCAACCTgctgcagagtgtgtgagacaaCCTGTCACCATCCGTGTACCGTTGTCAGCGCAGGCATGCTAAACTGGTGTGCTGTGATGAAGGGAAAGAAATGTACAGTCTGTGAATGCACGTACCAAAACCACATTAAAGAAAAGAAGATGTACAAGTCATCCACCAGACAAGTCACCAGGACATTTGAAAAACTGAAGGAACAATATGAAAGAGCATCTGGAGAGAAAGGCACAGCAGAGAATCTCATGGAGGATCTTCAGGAAGATCTCGAAAATGTTATGTCAGGTAAAAGTGAACTCATACAAAAGTCATACCAGCACGTCCTCAGGCTTTCCGAGATCGCCTTGCGGCCTGACGCCAGGTCTACTCTTCAGCATCTCGACTTCCTGCTTGAGAGACTGAAAGAGACTGGAACTGCAGAGCAGATTCAGAAGATAGTGGGCATAAAGAAAAGCGCTGAAGAGCTTAATAAACTAAAGTAG